The Sphingomonas sp. KR3-1 genome contains a region encoding:
- a CDS encoding CHAP domain-containing protein has protein sequence MNFRVLAARFALMAACILMTAAPQAASAKGRTFWQCAPFAREVSGVDIHGNAWTWWNQAAGRYQRGEAPKIGAVMSFQRTAKMPLGHVAMVSQVISDREVLLTHANWSRAGGIERNVRAVDVSAAGDWSEVKVWFAPTGGLGTSVYPVNGFIYSGSAPRDFDNDDDIKPSLDLDMSDLIAAAKNETPDAG, from the coding sequence ATGAATTTTCGTGTTCTCGCAGCGCGTTTCGCGCTGATGGCTGCTTGCATCCTGATGACGGCCGCGCCGCAGGCGGCGTCGGCCAAGGGCCGTACCTTCTGGCAGTGTGCCCCGTTCGCCCGCGAAGTCTCGGGCGTGGACATCCATGGCAATGCCTGGACCTGGTGGAACCAGGCCGCCGGTCGCTACCAGCGCGGCGAAGCCCCCAAGATCGGCGCAGTGATGTCGTTCCAGCGCACCGCCAAGATGCCGCTCGGCCATGTCGCCATGGTCAGCCAGGTGATCAGCGATCGCGAAGTGCTCCTCACCCATGCCAACTGGTCGCGTGCCGGTGGCATCGAGCGCAATGTCCGCGCCGTCGACGTGTCGGCCGCTGGCGACTGGAGCGAAGTGAAGGTGTGGTTCGCGCCGACCGGCGGCCTCGGCACCTCGGTCTATCCGGTCAACGGCTTCATCTATTCGGGCAGCGCACCGCGCGACTTCGACAATGACGACGACATCAAGCCGTCGCTCGACCTCGACATGAGCGACCTGATCGCCGCGGCCAAGAACGAGACCCCCGACGCGGGTTGA
- a CDS encoding NUDIX domain-containing protein, which translates to MADEEAIPAATVIVMRERGGVPELLMVERVAAMAFAGGALVFPGGRVDPGDVALAGLQPGDPQENAARIAAIRETLEEAGVVIGLAPAGRMLALRERLYAGEPLGELLKEAGAALALDALVPFARWLPLGMKHRIFDTRFYLARAPDNAEPLVDGNENVRVFWASARAVLAMAERGEAHLIFPTRRNLERLALFARFDDAVADARAHPVRAITPWVEARGGEQHLCIPDDLGYPVTSQRLDEAIRA; encoded by the coding sequence ATGGCAGACGAAGAAGCGATTCCCGCGGCGACCGTGATCGTGATGCGCGAGCGCGGCGGCGTGCCCGAATTGCTGATGGTCGAGCGTGTGGCGGCGATGGCGTTCGCGGGCGGGGCGCTGGTGTTTCCGGGCGGCCGGGTCGATCCGGGCGATGTCGCGCTGGCCGGGCTTCAGCCCGGTGATCCGCAGGAGAACGCTGCCCGCATTGCCGCGATCCGCGAGACGCTGGAGGAAGCGGGGGTCGTGATCGGCCTGGCACCGGCGGGCCGGATGCTGGCGCTGCGCGAGCGGCTCTATGCCGGCGAGCCGCTGGGCGAATTGCTCAAGGAAGCCGGCGCCGCGCTGGCTCTCGACGCGCTGGTGCCCTTTGCGCGCTGGCTGCCGCTCGGCATGAAGCACCGGATCTTCGACACGCGCTTCTACCTCGCCCGCGCGCCGGACAATGCCGAGCCGCTTGTCGACGGCAACGAGAATGTCCGCGTCTTCTGGGCGAGCGCCCGCGCGGTGCTGGCGATGGCCGAGCGTGGCGAGGCGCACCTGATCTTCCCGACGCGGCGCAACCTCGAGCGGCTGGCGCTGTTCGCCCGCTTCGACGATGCGGTGGCCGATGCCCGCGCGCATCCGGTGCGAGCGATCACCCCCTGGGTCGAGGCGCGCGGCGGCGAGCAGCATCTCTGCATCCCCGACGATCTCGGCTACCCCGTCACTTCACAGCGGCTCGACGAGGCGATCCGCGCATGA
- a CDS encoding Gfo/Idh/MocA family oxidoreductase yields the protein MGTRRAVLGGIGAGLAASALPAWAQGRRKLGYAIVGLGNYATNQIMPRIKDCEFAELRALVSGTPAKLEQFGGQYGIPKTHRYSYQDYDRIRDNPDIDLVYVVLPNSMHAEYSIRASQAGKHVLCEKPMAVSAAECEAMIAAARKANRKLMIGYRCHFEPYNLHAVDLVKSGFVGRPTLITAEHGFYAQAGQWRLSRPFSGGGSLMDIGIYSLNAARYLAGEEPVQISAMESTDKRDPRFETVEDRIDWQMRFPSGLIANCVSSYSSGHNAYRVTGTKGWVGMEPATPYEGHKMWTRANGQTSAVELLPPAKNQFVGQLDHLAESVLTGMPLRASGEEGLRDMRLIEAIYRSAREGRAITLA from the coding sequence ATGGGAACGCGGCGCGCGGTGCTGGGCGGCATTGGCGCAGGGCTGGCGGCGAGTGCCTTGCCGGCCTGGGCGCAGGGCAGGCGCAAGCTCGGTTACGCGATCGTCGGGCTGGGCAATTATGCGACCAACCAGATCATGCCGCGCATCAAGGACTGCGAATTCGCCGAGTTGCGCGCGCTGGTGAGCGGCACCCCTGCCAAGCTCGAGCAGTTCGGCGGGCAATATGGCATCCCGAAAACGCACCGCTACAGCTACCAGGATTATGACCGGATCCGCGACAACCCGGATATCGACCTGGTCTATGTCGTGCTGCCCAACAGCATGCATGCCGAATATTCGATCCGCGCCAGCCAGGCGGGCAAGCATGTGCTGTGCGAGAAGCCGATGGCGGTCTCCGCGGCCGAATGCGAGGCGATGATCGCCGCCGCCCGGAAGGCGAACCGCAAGCTGATGATCGGCTATCGCTGCCATTTCGAGCCGTACAATCTCCACGCGGTCGATCTGGTGAAGTCCGGCTTTGTCGGCCGTCCGACGCTGATCACTGCCGAGCATGGCTTCTACGCCCAGGCCGGCCAGTGGCGGCTCAGCCGGCCCTTTTCGGGCGGCGGCTCGCTGATGGACATCGGCATCTACAGCCTCAACGCCGCGCGCTATCTGGCGGGCGAGGAGCCGGTCCAGATCAGCGCGATGGAATCGACCGACAAGCGCGATCCGCGCTTCGAGACGGTCGAGGACCGGATCGACTGGCAAATGCGCTTCCCCTCCGGGTTGATCGCCAATTGCGTGTCGAGTTACTCCTCCGGCCACAACGCGTACCGGGTGACCGGGACCAAGGGCTGGGTGGGGATGGAGCCGGCCACGCCTTATGAGGGGCACAAGATGTGGACGCGGGCGAATGGGCAGACCAGCGCGGTCGAGCTGCTGCCGCCGGCCAAGAACCAGTTCGTCGGCCAGCTCGACCATCTGGCGGAAAGCGTGCTGACCGGCATGCCGCTGCGCGCATCGGGCGAGGAAGGATTGCGCGACATGCGGCTGATCGAGGCGATATACCGATCGGCGCGCGAAGGGCGGGCGATCACGCTCGCATGA
- a CDS encoding extensin family protein, translating into MRRLRRAISVLILVMVLLGGLFLGYAALRNRPQDLPWTRLDLSQPIGVFTGRKLAGLTDDFAECRVLLRSAGVRYTVLPKVAGSEPQCGYADGIRFAPGGSRGIAYRPANLGTSCPVAAALSLWEWEILQPAAQKHFGQDIVQIEHLGSYSCRRMYGRSAGDWSEHATADAVDIAAFRLADGTRISVIGDWSEGGEKAAFLREVRTGACKLFSTVLSPDYNAAHRDHLHLDEAERGEMGWRACH; encoded by the coding sequence ATGAGGCGCCTGCGCCGGGCGATATCGGTGCTGATCCTCGTCATGGTGCTGCTGGGCGGGTTGTTCCTCGGCTATGCGGCGCTGCGCAACCGCCCGCAGGACCTGCCCTGGACGCGGCTCGACCTCAGCCAGCCGATCGGGGTGTTCACCGGCCGCAAGCTCGCCGGGCTGACCGACGATTTCGCCGAGTGCCGGGTGCTGCTGCGTTCGGCCGGAGTGCGCTACACCGTGCTGCCCAAGGTGGCGGGGAGCGAGCCGCAATGCGGCTATGCGGACGGCATCCGCTTCGCCCCCGGCGGATCGCGCGGGATCGCCTATCGTCCGGCCAATCTCGGCACGTCCTGCCCGGTGGCGGCGGCGCTGTCCTTGTGGGAGTGGGAGATCCTCCAGCCCGCCGCACAGAAGCATTTCGGGCAGGATATCGTCCAGATCGAGCATCTCGGCAGCTATTCCTGCCGCCGCATGTACGGCCGCAGCGCCGGCGATTGGAGCGAGCACGCCACCGCCGACGCGGTCGACATCGCGGCGTTCCGCCTCGCGGACGGAACCCGGATCAGCGTGATCGGGGATTGGAGCGAAGGCGGGGAGAAGGCCGCGTTCCTGCGCGAGGTGCGCACCGGCGCGTGCAAGCTGTTCTCGACTGTATTGTCCCCCGACTACAACGCGGCGCACCGCGATCACCTGCACCTCGACGAGGCGGAGCGGGGGGAGATGGGGTGGCGGGCCTGCCACTAG
- the queG gene encoding tRNA epoxyqueuosine(34) reductase QueG has product MEALIRAKATEIGFADCGIARADAAPKSAERLRQWLEEGRHGSMIWMEERAHHRESPAGLWPEVRSVISLGMSYAPRTDPLALAGQGEIGRISTYAQGADYHDVIKRRLKELGRWLVSVAPGELKVFVDTAPVMEKPLAEAAGLGWQGKHTNLVSRTHGSWLFLGAIYTTLELEPDARQRSTCGSCDACQTACPTDAFPAPYRLDARRCISYLTIEHKGPIPHEFREGIGNRIYGCDDCLAVCPWNKFAHAAQANLAFAPRAELTAPALADLLALDDAAFREVFSGSPIKRIGRDRMVRNCLIAAGNSGSAALVAPVRALLDDPDETIREAAGWALEKLSPSPSGEGLGWGLSAGEGLGETLPHPKTPPPRGRGLRR; this is encoded by the coding sequence TTGGAAGCCCTAATAAGGGCCAAAGCGACCGAAATCGGGTTCGCCGATTGCGGGATCGCGCGCGCCGATGCCGCGCCCAAGTCCGCCGAGCGGCTGCGGCAATGGCTCGAGGAAGGGCGCCACGGCTCGATGATCTGGATGGAGGAGCGCGCCCACCACCGCGAGAGCCCCGCCGGGCTCTGGCCGGAGGTGCGCTCGGTGATCTCGCTCGGCATGAGCTATGCGCCGCGCACCGATCCGCTGGCGCTGGCCGGGCAGGGCGAGATCGGGCGCATCTCCACCTATGCGCAGGGCGCCGACTATCACGACGTGATCAAGCGCCGGCTGAAGGAGCTCGGGCGCTGGCTGGTCTCGGTCGCGCCGGGCGAACTCAAGGTCTTCGTCGATACCGCGCCGGTCATGGAAAAGCCGCTCGCCGAGGCGGCAGGGCTGGGCTGGCAGGGCAAGCACACCAATCTGGTGAGCCGCACGCATGGCAGCTGGCTGTTCCTCGGCGCGATCTACACGACGCTAGAGTTGGAACCCGACGCGCGGCAGCGCTCGACCTGCGGCAGCTGCGACGCCTGCCAGACCGCCTGCCCGACCGACGCCTTTCCCGCGCCCTATCGGCTCGATGCGCGGCGCTGCATCTCGTATCTGACGATCGAGCACAAGGGGCCGATCCCGCACGAATTCCGCGAAGGCATCGGCAACCGCATCTATGGCTGCGACGACTGCCTGGCGGTGTGCCCGTGGAACAAGTTCGCGCATGCGGCGCAGGCAAACCTCGCCTTCGCCCCGCGCGCCGAGCTGACCGCGCCGGCGCTGGCGGACCTGCTCGCGCTGGACGATGCGGCGTTCCGCGAAGTGTTCTCGGGCTCGCCGATCAAGCGGATCGGGCGCGACCGGATGGTGCGCAACTGCCTGATCGCGGCGGGGAACAGCGGCAGCGCCGCCCTAGTCGCGCCGGTGCGGGCCCTGCTCGACGATCCGGACGAGACGATCCGCGAGGCGGCGGGCTGGGCGCTGGAGAAACTAAGCCCCTCCCCTTCAGGGGAGGGGTTGGGGTGGGGCCTATCCGCAGGGGAAGGTCTCGGTGAGACTCTGCCCCACCCCAAAACCCCTCCCCCGAGGGGGAGGGGCTTAAGACGTTAG
- a CDS encoding cytochrome P450: protein MATLATETETSADPLDVSRPELYRDDTWHAPFRELRARGGVHYTANSAFGPFWSISTYKPIVQVESLPEIFSSQAGGITIADLQEGDIKMPMFIAMDRPKHTGQRRTVAPAFTPSEMVRMTENIRARTIEILDSLPVGQEFDWVDQVSIELTTQMLAILFDFPWEDRRKLTYWSDWAGDIEIAKDPVRKQQRREILFECAAYFGELWKGKLGKEATPDLISMMIHSDAMAEMDQMEFLGNLILLIVGGNDTTRNSMSAFAWGLEQFPDERARLEADPGLIHNACQEIVRWQTPLSHMRRTATQDTELEGHRIREGDKLALWYLSANRDESVFENADKIIVDRENARRHLAFGHGIHRCVGARLAELQIGVLMEEMAKRRLRVNVVREPERVAACFVHGYKKMPAELSHY from the coding sequence ATGGCGACGCTTGCGACCGAGACCGAGACGAGCGCGGATCCGCTCGACGTCAGCCGACCCGAGCTCTACCGCGACGACACTTGGCATGCGCCCTTCCGCGAGCTGCGCGCCAGGGGCGGCGTCCATTACACCGCAAACAGCGCCTTCGGGCCGTTCTGGTCGATCTCCACCTACAAGCCGATCGTCCAGGTGGAATCGCTGCCCGAGATCTTCTCCTCGCAGGCCGGCGGCATCACCATCGCCGACCTGCAGGAAGGCGACATCAAGATGCCGATGTTCATCGCGATGGACCGGCCCAAGCACACCGGCCAGCGCCGCACCGTCGCCCCCGCCTTCACGCCGAGCGAGATGGTGCGGATGACCGAGAATATCCGCGCGCGCACGATCGAGATCCTCGATTCGCTGCCCGTCGGCCAGGAATTCGACTGGGTCGACCAGGTCTCGATCGAGCTGACCACGCAGATGCTCGCGATCCTGTTCGACTTCCCCTGGGAGGATCGCCGCAAGCTCACCTACTGGTCCGACTGGGCCGGCGACATCGAGATCGCCAAGGATCCGGTGCGCAAGCAGCAGCGCCGCGAGATCCTGTTCGAATGCGCCGCCTATTTCGGCGAGCTTTGGAAGGGCAAGCTCGGCAAAGAAGCGACGCCCGACCTGATCTCGATGATGATCCATTCGGACGCGATGGCCGAGATGGACCAGATGGAGTTTCTGGGGAACCTGATCCTGCTGATCGTCGGCGGCAACGATACCACGCGCAACTCGATGAGCGCCTTTGCCTGGGGGCTCGAGCAGTTCCCCGACGAGCGCGCCAGGCTCGAGGCCGATCCCGGGCTGATCCACAATGCCTGCCAGGAGATCGTCCGCTGGCAAACCCCGCTCTCCCATATGCGCCGCACCGCGACGCAGGATACCGAGCTGGAAGGCCACAGGATCCGCGAGGGCGACAAGCTGGCGCTCTGGTATCTCTCAGCCAATCGCGACGAGAGCGTGTTCGAGAATGCCGACAAGATCATCGTCGACCGCGAGAATGCCCGGCGGCACCTGGCGTTCGGCCACGGCATCCACCGCTGCGTCGGGGCGCGGCTGGCCGAGCTGCAGATCGGCGTGCTGATGGAGGAAATGGCCAAGCGCCGGCTGCGGGTGAACGTGGTCCGCGAGCCCGAGCGCGTCGCGGCGTGCTTCGTCCATGGCTACAAGAAGATGCCGGCGGAGCTGAGTCACTATTGA
- a CDS encoding ATP-binding cassette domain-containing protein yields the protein MTSELAVSARGLVKYFGDRRVVDGVDIAVPKGLIYGVLGPNGAGKTTTLRMLLGIIEPDEGTRTMLGRAHPREASDVTGYLPEERGLYPNMKCREAIAFMGALRGLPWAVGRKRADTLLENAGLGHAKDEKIRKLSKGMAQLVQLLGSVVHEPELLVLDEPFSGLDPVNQEKLEKLILGERDRGATILFSTHVMAHAERLCERLSIIAGGKVRFEGTVADARALLPMKAHYTPHHNVDGAGALLPRDAERENGSWRFTVPPDGIESLMVRLIDGGFGVSGLSIERPGLHDAFVKIVGADALKDQEEAA from the coding sequence TTGACGAGCGAATTGGCCGTAAGCGCCCGGGGGCTGGTCAAATATTTCGGGGACCGGCGCGTGGTCGACGGCGTCGACATCGCGGTGCCCAAGGGGCTGATCTACGGCGTGCTCGGCCCCAACGGCGCCGGCAAGACCACGACGCTGCGCATGCTGCTCGGCATCATCGAGCCCGACGAAGGCACGCGCACGATGCTCGGCCGCGCCCATCCGCGCGAAGCGAGCGACGTCACCGGCTATCTGCCCGAGGAGCGCGGCCTCTATCCCAACATGAAGTGCCGCGAGGCGATCGCGTTCATGGGCGCGCTGCGCGGCCTGCCCTGGGCGGTCGGCCGCAAGCGCGCCGATACGCTGCTGGAGAATGCCGGCCTCGGCCATGCCAAGGACGAGAAGATCCGCAAGCTCTCCAAGGGCATGGCGCAGCTCGTCCAGCTGCTCGGCTCGGTGGTGCACGAGCCCGAGTTGCTGGTGCTCGACGAGCCCTTCTCCGGCCTCGACCCGGTCAACCAGGAGAAGCTGGAGAAGCTGATCCTCGGCGAGCGCGACCGCGGCGCGACGATCCTGTTCTCGACCCATGTCATGGCGCATGCCGAGCGGCTGTGCGAGCGGCTGTCTATCATCGCCGGCGGCAAGGTGCGCTTCGAAGGCACCGTCGCCGATGCCCGCGCGTTGCTGCCGATGAAGGCGCACTATACGCCGCACCACAATGTCGACGGCGCCGGCGCGCTGCTTCCGCGCGATGCCGAGCGCGAGAATGGCAGCTGGCGCTTCACCGTGCCGCCCGACGGGATCGAATCGCTGATGGTCAGGCTGATCGATGGTGGCTTCGGCGTCTCCGGCCTGTCGATCGAGCGGCCCGGGCTGCACGACGCGTTCGTGAAGATCGTCGGTGCCGATGCACTCAAGGATCAGGAGGAAGCGGCATGA
- a CDS encoding sulfotransferase, with translation MYSAADKLLHRIALGTPALLEATFDIERAAFRAKMAGIAIERPVFIAGLARAGTSILTRLLHAGGGFAAPSYRDMPFPLAPNGWAKLGGRRHVEAQERGHGDGLTHDLDSPEAIEEVFWRVREGHWYLGREGLEPVAPEPDTLAAFRDYVRLVLLRHGGGRYLSKNNNNVLRLAGLCGTFPDAIMLHPFRDPLQQALSLLAQHRRALALAAEDPFRGRYMRWLGHHEFGADHRPFLFDGAPTRGEDAGHVDYWLKLWDSVHRALLAQPPRVRDRQFFVDYDALCAEPGAYAPRLAVTVEAPIDPAALRAAAPRQADADPALLARAGETHARLQARFRGQFG, from the coding sequence GTGTACAGCGCCGCTGACAAGCTCCTCCACCGCATCGCCCTCGGAACCCCCGCGCTGCTCGAAGCCACGTTCGATATCGAGCGGGCTGCGTTTCGCGCGAAGATGGCCGGCATCGCGATCGAGCGGCCGGTGTTCATCGCCGGGCTCGCCCGGGCCGGCACGTCGATCCTCACGCGATTGCTGCATGCCGGCGGTGGCTTCGCCGCGCCCTCCTATCGCGACATGCCGTTTCCGCTCGCGCCCAATGGCTGGGCGAAGCTGGGCGGGCGGCGCCATGTCGAGGCGCAGGAGCGCGGCCATGGCGACGGGCTGACGCACGATCTCGACAGCCCGGAGGCAATCGAGGAAGTCTTCTGGCGGGTGCGCGAAGGCCATTGGTATCTCGGCCGCGAGGGCCTCGAGCCGGTCGCGCCCGAACCCGATACGCTCGCGGCCTTTCGCGACTATGTGCGGCTGGTGCTGCTGCGCCACGGCGGCGGGCGCTATTTGTCCAAGAACAACAACAATGTCCTGCGCCTCGCCGGGCTGTGCGGCACCTTCCCGGACGCGATCATGCTCCATCCGTTCCGCGATCCGCTCCAGCAGGCGCTGTCGCTGCTCGCCCAGCATCGCCGCGCGCTCGCGCTCGCCGCGGAGGACCCGTTCCGCGGCCGCTACATGCGCTGGCTCGGCCATCACGAGTTCGGCGCCGACCACCGGCCCTTCCTGTTCGATGGCGCGCCGACACGCGGCGAGGATGCGGGCCATGTCGACTACTGGCTGAAGCTGTGGGACAGCGTCCACCGCGCGCTGCTCGCCCAGCCGCCGCGCGTGCGCGATCGCCAGTTCTTCGTCGACTACGACGCGCTGTGCGCCGAGCCGGGCGCCTATGCGCCGCGCCTGGCCGTCACGGTCGAGGCGCCGATCGACCCGGCGGCACTGCGCGCGGCCGCACCCCGCCAGGCCGATGCCGACCCGGCGCTGCTCGCGCGCGCCGGCGAGACCCATGCCCGGCTCCAGGCGCGGTTCCGGGGGCAGTTCGGGTAA
- the msrB gene encoding peptide-methionine (R)-S-oxide reductase MsrB, with product MNSNRRTFLTVAGIGALTAACGGAPAEAAQKFPFTLSDAEWRKRLSPQAYRVLRQGETEYAFSSPLNKEHRAGTFTCAGCALPLFSSTTKFDSGTGWPSFWQPLPNAVASRGDDSLGMSRTEVLCRRCGGHLGHVFDDGPRPTGKRYCMNGVALAFVAKG from the coding sequence ATGAACAGCAATCGCCGCACCTTCCTCACCGTCGCCGGCATTGGCGCACTCACCGCCGCATGCGGTGGCGCGCCGGCCGAGGCCGCGCAGAAATTCCCCTTCACGCTCAGCGATGCCGAGTGGCGGAAGCGGCTGAGCCCGCAGGCCTATCGCGTGCTCCGCCAGGGCGAGACCGAATATGCCTTCTCCAGCCCGCTCAACAAGGAGCACCGCGCCGGCACCTTCACCTGCGCCGGCTGCGCGCTGCCGCTGTTCAGCTCGACCACCAAGTTCGACAGCGGCACCGGCTGGCCGAGCTTCTGGCAGCCGCTGCCCAACGCCGTGGCCTCCCGGGGCGACGATTCGCTCGGCATGAGCCGCACCGAAGTGCTGTGCCGGCGCTGCGGCGGGCATCTCGGCCATGTCTTCGACGACGGGCCGCGGCCTACCGGCAAGCGCTACTGCATGAACGGCGTGGCGCTGGCGTTCGTGGCGAAGGGCTGA
- a CDS encoding SMP-30/gluconolactonase/LRE family protein yields the protein MTERHMMETTRRGLLAGMAALPFFPGVALGETVGGITRFDPALDALIDTKSPIDVIATGFKWAEGPTWVRKGGYLLFSDVPANVAWRWKAGEGAKPFLSPSGLAGPIPAGIREAGSNGMTVDASGALLMADSGTRAIARVDLATKRKAIVVGSFEGKKFNSCNDVAIGRDGIIYFTDPPYGLAEGDTSPLKQLAFNGVYRVNADGSDVALIDGKLKRPNGIGVSPALDRLYVSQSDPDAAKIFTCELALDGSASTELVPFVDFSAEVAKQLPGLPDGMKVAKSGHLFASGPGGIYVIAPDGRKLGLISTGKAAANCCFGEDGKTLFITSSDSVMRVRLKASGW from the coding sequence ATGACGGAGAGACACATGATGGAGACGACGCGCCGCGGCCTGCTGGCCGGCATGGCGGCCTTGCCCTTCTTCCCCGGCGTCGCGCTGGGCGAGACGGTGGGCGGGATCACCCGCTTCGACCCGGCGCTCGATGCGCTGATCGACACCAAGAGCCCGATCGACGTGATCGCGACCGGCTTCAAATGGGCGGAGGGACCGACCTGGGTGAGGAAGGGCGGCTATCTGCTCTTCTCCGACGTGCCGGCGAATGTCGCCTGGCGCTGGAAGGCGGGGGAGGGGGCGAAGCCGTTCCTCTCGCCTTCGGGCCTGGCCGGGCCGATCCCCGCGGGCATCCGCGAGGCGGGATCGAACGGCATGACGGTCGATGCGAGCGGCGCGCTGCTGATGGCCGATTCGGGCACGCGCGCGATCGCTCGGGTGGACCTGGCGACGAAGCGGAAAGCCATCGTCGTCGGCAGCTTCGAGGGCAAGAAGTTCAACAGCTGCAACGACGTGGCGATCGGTCGCGACGGGATCATCTACTTCACCGATCCGCCCTATGGCCTGGCCGAAGGCGACACCTCGCCGCTCAAGCAGCTCGCCTTCAACGGCGTCTACCGGGTGAATGCGGACGGCAGCGACGTCGCGCTGATCGACGGCAAGCTCAAGCGCCCCAACGGCATCGGCGTCTCGCCGGCGCTCGACCGGCTCTATGTCAGCCAGTCCGATCCCGACGCTGCGAAGATCTTCACTTGCGAACTGGCCCTGGACGGCTCGGCGAGCACCGAGCTGGTGCCGTTCGTCGATTTCTCGGCGGAAGTGGCGAAGCAACTGCCCGGCCTGCCCGACGGGATGAAGGTGGCGAAGAGCGGGCATCTGTTCGCCAGCGGCCCGGGCGGGATCTACGTCATCGCGCCGGACGGCAGGAAGCTGGGCCTGATCTCCACCGGCAAGGCGGCGGCGAACTGCTGCTTCGGCGAGGACGGGAAGACGCTGTTCATCACCTCGTCGGACAGCGTGATGAGGGTGCGGCTGAAGGCATCCGGCTGGTAA
- a CDS encoding ABC transporter permease encodes MSNFSRTLRQALTVARRDFTATVFTPTFLLFLLAPVLMIAFGTVGGIGAQSIVGDDSGMKMVVIAPPEQAPVLLATDKQLRTLFPKKGDLTPPPLTIEAPQGDPAAQARAFFDNDKFDAAAVLYGPLDKPDVLYARRGWSEAQFLSQLAEQSLRAQKLGSAEPVSTVTQTVVQRGHASPGGRGQAASIGVFAMFFITLFLSGQAVGTMAEERSNKVIEILAAAVPLESVFFGKLIGMFGAAVLFVLFWATIIINATKLLPPEIAGSFPSLVAAIGAPVYALLFIGYFTMAYMLLGAMFLSIGAQTSTQRELQMLSLPITIFQMMMFGLALGAATRPDSWIAIAARVFPFSSPFAMIGMAGSSPAIWPHLLALAWQILWVAIIITLGARWFRRGVLKSGSPKRKAKIGALAA; translated from the coding sequence ATGAGCAATTTCTCGCGCACGCTCCGCCAGGCGCTCACCGTCGCGCGCCGCGACTTCACCGCCACGGTGTTCACCCCGACCTTCCTGCTCTTCCTGCTCGCCCCGGTGCTGATGATCGCGTTCGGCACGGTCGGCGGGATCGGTGCGCAGTCGATCGTCGGCGACGACTCAGGCATGAAGATGGTGGTGATCGCGCCGCCCGAGCAGGCCCCCGTGCTGCTCGCCACCGACAAGCAGCTGCGCACGCTCTTCCCCAAGAAGGGCGACCTGACGCCGCCGCCGCTCACCATCGAAGCGCCGCAGGGCGACCCCGCCGCGCAGGCGCGCGCCTTCTTCGACAATGACAAGTTCGATGCCGCCGCCGTGCTCTACGGTCCGCTCGACAAGCCCGACGTGCTCTATGCCCGGCGCGGGTGGAGCGAGGCGCAGTTCCTCTCCCAGCTCGCCGAGCAGAGTCTGCGCGCGCAGAAGCTGGGCAGCGCCGAGCCGGTGAGCACCGTCACTCAGACCGTGGTCCAGCGCGGCCACGCCTCGCCGGGCGGGCGCGGGCAGGCCGCCTCGATCGGCGTGTTCGCGATGTTCTTCATCACGCTGTTCCTCTCGGGCCAGGCGGTCGGCACCATGGCCGAGGAGCGATCGAACAAGGTGATCGAGATCCTCGCCGCCGCCGTCCCGCTCGAAAGCGTGTTCTTCGGCAAGCTCATCGGCATGTTCGGCGCCGCGGTGCTGTTCGTGCTGTTCTGGGCGACGATCATCATCAATGCGACCAAGCTGCTGCCGCCCGAGATCGCCGGCAGCTTTCCCAGCCTGGTCGCGGCGATCGGCGCGCCGGTCTATGCGCTGCTCTTCATCGGCTATTTCACCATGGCCTATATGCTGCTCGGCGCGATGTTCCTCAGCATCGGCGCGCAGACTTCCACCCAGCGCGAGCTGCAGATGCTCTCGCTGCCGATCACCATCTTCCAGATGATGATGTTCGGCCTGGCGCTGGGCGCGGCGACGCGGCCGGACAGCTGGATCGCGATCGCAGCGCGCGTCTTCCCGTTCAGCTCGCCTTTCGCGATGATCGGCATGGCAGGCAGTTCGCCGGCGATCTGGCCGCACCTGCTGGCGCTCGCCTGGCAGATATTGTGGGTGGCGATCATCATCACGCTCGGCGCCCGCTGGTTCCGCCGCGGCGTGCTCAAGTCGGGCAGCCCGAAGCGCAAGGCGAAGATCGGGGCGTTGGCGGCCTGA